One Primulina eburnea isolate SZY01 chromosome 4, ASM2296580v1, whole genome shotgun sequence genomic window, CTGGAGGAGTAAATGCCAAATTTGTACTGTAACTTTTTCCATCTCTACTGTTCTTCATCAAACCAAAGCATGACAGTCTAGGATTGGCATCCTATAACAGATTAAGTTCCCAAAAAGAATCAACAGCATGTTTGTGCTGATGCTTGTCTTGTGTACATAAATGGGAAATTAAGAACTTCATACTTACGTCATCAAAGACAACTCTGTAGGCATTAAGATCATGATAAAGAGCACGCCCTTTACTTGTGCAATATTCTAATGCTTGTGCAAGATACAATGCGACCCTCAATCGCATTGCCCACTTCATAGGCTGTGTTTCCCCTGAAATAACATAGAAGTGAGGCTTATCAATTTGAAAATGAGGCAGATTCAAAATATAAACACAAATGGTACTATAAAAACAGATTATGAAAGTAAATTGAAGTGTAAATTGAGCAGCAAACATCTTGTTTTTTTCTTAGAAAGTATGAGCAAACCATGTTTGGAAGGAATTTAAAATACAGATCATAGACGTTTTGTAGATCTACCAAGCACAACCTTCAGACAGTTTTTACCATGGATTTTATTAGGGAAGGGCCTAGGCAGATGGTAAAACAGAAACATATCTAAATACAAAATGAGGCTATGATTTACGTTAACAAGACTGGGCATTatgcaaaattattatttttaaccgATCGGAAATCACTCCATATAGATAATAAAAGGAGATCAACATTCACAAGAAATTGGCTATGTTCTGCAAAGCGAAATTCaataagaaataaattattcaaacaCCACATTAGTCCGCCATAATAACGAGCATTATAATGGTGTAGAACTTGGGTTGGATGCGTGAGTTTCAAATGGAATATACTCACAGTGAAATAGATTTTTTGCTAGTGTTTCATTGGGCATAAATTCAGCAATCAGCAACCTCTCATCACCTTCACAGCAGCAACCAAGTAAATTCGCCATTCTAGTATTCCGGAGTTGACCCACAGCTCTTGCTTCTTCCTAAAGTTTTAATTATGGAACTAGTTCAATTAAAATCAAAGTAATTACTTAAGCTGTGATCTATAAAGCTCTAAGAAAATCAAAGAAGTTCGACAATTCTTGAAGCAACTCCTCCAGTGCAaggaattatttttttatgatttgagtGATTGTGCAACAGATCAGTCAAAACACGCATCTCACTTCCTGAAACTCTAGAAAAACTAACGCAATATAAGGTTCCTCCAAATTTTAACATGGGATAAATGTGAGGAAACAAAAGGACAGGGATATCCTGATCGCTCCAAAGGGAAACAGGAATAGATGAAAATAAAGACCATAGAGATGCAAGCAGTGTCCGCTCACCAAAAACTGCCTGGAATCAGGCCAAGCAGACCTGTTAAAGCGTTTGACAGCTATCCGCCTCTGATTCTCCAATTTCCCCTTATAAACCACATTCGGAGCTTTCTCCCCATGTTCTGAAACTATGTTTGCTACAGCAAATCCGGATGTAGCTATCCTGAGTTGTTCAATAGAGTATTCGCGAAATGCAGGCAAATCACTGATTTCACTTTTATCCTCAATTTCTGCACCGAATGAAAATAAGTCGAACTCAGCTTCTTCACAAATTAAGAGGAAGAACATGATATCTATGACAAACCAGCATTATTAGCTTCGTGACCCGGCCCATCACTTTCCGAGATAAAACAACATGAGGTGAGCTTGGAACAGTGGCAGCCCATCCCAATCCAACAACTAGAACGCGAACAGGAACAAGACTTCAAAATTCCTCCTAGCCAAAAGCCACTTTTAACTCAGACGTAATCCATCTGACTCCATTGACCAGATATATACTTGGGTTATTCTATACAAAAttaagatgcataaacataaaagcGTATAACGTCTAGAACTAAATACGACAATTTGTGCCCACCAAGGAATGAACAGAAATATCAGCTTCTAGATACATCCAGAGAAGTTTCTAACAGCGATGCATTAAGAACTTGGACGAACGGAATCAACAGCTTAGTTTGTATGAAAAGTTGAATGCACACAACTGGTTAACTTACTAACTAGTTCAAAAACTAAAGATGAATGCAAAGTTAGATAATCATAAACCTAGTTCATTGTCCGTCAGCCGATCATATAAACCCCAAAATCATATTAGTTTAGCATCTACAGTATGTGGGGATAAGACAATAGGAACTCGCAGAAAAACCATATACATTTCCAAATTTCAGCCATAGACAATGAAATACCTCAAATCATCATTCATAAGTTCAATCATGATCTACAAGCCAACATAAAGCATACGATTTAAGGATCGAGAAAGTTACTTTAAGCAAATAATCAAATCTGGGAAAGCTCACGGAGACCAAATCAACATTTTTGAATCCGAAAGCTTTCACATGTCGCCAACACCTCCCAAAAATACTTCCTTTTCGGCTATATCAAGTCAACAATTCACCTAACGCACATTAAACATACTTGGTCATTCAAAGTCAATTATACAATGCCAGGAAAAAAATCCAACCAAACCCACTTTCCCCAAAAGTCCAGagcataataaaaaaatatatcagaAAGAGCCCATCTCAAGTGAATCAAAAAACAAAAAGTAAAACCCATTTCCAGAATGCACAATTTCAATAAACTCAAACCCATAATTTGTCAGTAAAAGACAAAGTATCGAGAGAATAAAAAGGAACCTTAAAAATGTTTTTTCGGCCAAGCTAGCTTTGGTAAGAGCACAAAGCCAACTACTGATGTTATCTGCGTATGTTTATCTTTGTTTACAGAAGAAAATCGTGTAGCGTTTGTTCGGGTAGAGCCTGAAACGATAAACCAACAGTGCAAACGATCTAGGGGTATACGTATAGACAGGTGAACAGAAAAAACATATATAGAGAGATAATTTAGATACATACACaacatatataaaaatacaGATAGATACACACGGATGTGGTGTACTTGGAAGAGAGTGTCTTTGCGCTGTTAATGCAGATCTATTTCGAGCGTGTTGCACTTAAATGCTTTTGattatgttaattttttttaaaaggtttAACAATTGTGGTAAACCACTTATATGTCTAATAAGCTTTTGATTTCATAGTCCACTCAAATATTTGTTTCGCAAAATCGATCATTTAAACTATCTCACAATAGTTTTTGTTATATAATAAAGAGTGTGTCTCATACGAGACCGTTTCATGGattttaatatgtgagacggatcaactctatcgatattcacaataaaaaataatatttatagcataaaaagtaatactttttcattgatgactcaaataagcgatccgtctcataaatacgactcgtgatacCGTGTTACACAAGTTTTGCCATAATATAATTGTGTTAGAAAGATGTTGTccattataattttatttgaattttactccattattaaattttgtcaaCAATGATCTTAGATGAGAAGCGAGTTGTTAATTTTGAGTCAGGGAAAGATGTCTTGCCGGCCGGTGGAAATGGTCGATCGGAAAAGGTCAGCAGGTAAACTTACCGACGGattctcaaaaaccgtcgcttataccgacggtttttgagaaaacaatccgtcgctaatagcgacggtttttgagaaaccgtcgccgatcttgttttgaattattttaattactaaaaATTAGACATTTAGCGACGTTGTTTAAACACACCGTCGTTAATTGCGACGTTTTACAAACCGTTGCTATTAGCAACGGTGTTTTGACAAACCTTTCTACACAAACCGGTTTTTTGACAAACCGTCGCTAGCCGGCCGGTGGTCGGCAGTTCGTCGCTGATCGGCCGGTGCTCGCCGCGGTCGGCGGTCCGTCTGTGGTTGGCTGGCGGCGGTCGGTGGCGGGAAATGgcggtgagtttgaatttaggagaagggtaaaatcgGAAAAATATgaggtattaagagtgggataaataattttagggggtgaggaggtattattttaacctacctaatataacctaatgaTACCTAGGAGGGATAAGATATGTTTATTTAAAATGAACCAAACACTTGATTGGGCCGAATAAATTAGTAATTCACTCCTAATCCCTCGAACCAAACGGGGTGTTACGGTCTACACGGCACCGGCAAGTGGGTTGTTATTTTTACAATCAATTTTCAGTGATAAAAGTGGGCTTCCGGACAAGACAGATCGGCCCAACTACAAAGCAATTTCCTAAAATTGCTTTTGACTTTGGATAAAAGACTTTGAATCATGCCACAATATTATTTGAGTTCAAAtattgaaataatattttttgtaataAAAGTTGAGTATATGTTATTATTTGGTAATTCAGAATCTATttgcatattttaaatatatccaTTGATATTTTATATAACTAGAAAACTTTTTCACGTAATTACGTGCatatgattttaaaaatatgatattatgGAAAATTAGTATTTTGATATTATAAGattaagataatttttaaaTCTCATATTTGGAGTTTTATTTTATTGtgttatatttttttcattcaaaaaatatgatattactGAAAATAAGTATTTTAGGAAAAAATTGATGTACGATAAGTGATCATAAGTTATTCTTCCTTCATATATATTAGTAAAAGATGCACATTCTGTTTCAAAGTTGAATTCCATGTAAAAATTATTCAACCTTTAAATTTCAAATTGCTTTGATataattatttgattaaagAGTGGTTCTCATATAAGACAGGGGTCAACctctatcgatattcaaaataaaaagtaatactcttagcataaaaagtaatattttttcatagatgaccaaaataagagatctgtctcataaatacgacctgtgagactgtCTTGATTAAATTACACTACATATCGATATTCTAAATCAAAACGGGATAATTCGTAAAAAGTAGGTCTGTTGTGTGTCGGTCTCctagaatctttatctgtgagacgggtcaaccatactgatattcacaataaaaagtaatactctttgcataaaaagtaatacttttttcatggatatctaaataagatatatgtcttacaaaatacgacatgtgataccatctcacacaagtttttgacatTAACAAAATAACTCTTTTCTAAAAACTTAGCActcaaatgtattttttttttcagaattttcctaataaaaaaaaactctttccccataatatttttatttttgtaacgataaaaaaatgtaatcacataagaactaaatataaaattcgaaataagtTTATAAATAATATGAAGTTTTACATTGAATATAAATTATAGAATAGATTGCAAACataaatgattattattaagtGGGAATTAAGGAATGAAAATACCAAAATactgaaaatttattatttaattatcatatttcAAATTAAATTGTAGTTTAATTATAATTAGGCAATAAAAGGTATCATCACCACCACCTCACTTTAATTCGAAAGCTCCACAAATTTTACCATTCCATCTAACTTTTGTCGTTATCCTGCAGCCCCTTGCGCCAAACTCACCCTTAGTTCCTCCCACTCTCCCTACGCTCCAAATCTAGGTTTTCATCTCGCTTTCTCCAATTTTTCCTCGGCGCGACCTCGAGTGTGGGTGGAGGTCTGTTAAATTTTAGGAATAGACGGCCGTGGATTTTCGACATTTACATAATAAGGTTTGATGTGTGTTCTTGGCTTTCCTTTCACCTCAAGATTCGGCCTTTTTTACTTCCTCTTTTTCATTTTAGTTTATATTTCATGCTGAGACCTGAAATCTCCagtttcttgtttatttaactGCTTTATGTAATTAATGAAAAACCCATTTTAAACCCTTACAAAATCCACCTTTTCTGTAGTAGCTATAGAATTCATGTTGTGTTTACTGTTTCCCCCCCCTCTTTTCTGGCTTGTTTTTCAGGGATTTTTCCGGATTTGGCTAGTGAGTTTTAGATTTTTCGGATACATGACACATGGCGAAGAAACGGTTTTAGGTGAAATATTTGGAAAAAATTGAATCTTTACTGTTATTTTTTACCTAGTAAATGCATGGATGGAAGAGAAGGAATTGCATATCAAGGCTCAGCTTCGTATTACTTCAATAGAGGTGGAGTCGGTGGATCTGATGGTTCCGGGGCTGGCCCAAATGGACATGGTCCCGGTGGTGGCTCAGCCATGACACAGGCTCGTGAAATACAACACCCCACACCTGTTTTCAAAAATCTTTCAAATCCCAACATCGCAATGCATCCCAATATAGGTGTTAATGGTAGTGCTGTAATTGGTTCTGCTTTCCATGTTGAGAACTCATTACCCAATTTTACTCATGGAATGACTATGGCTCCGGTGCCTGTTGCGCCACCAAGTGGTGAAACTGTGAAGAAGAAGAGGGGCAGGCCTAGGAAATATGCTCCAGATAAGTCTAATATGTCTTTAGGATTATCACCTTTGTCAGCTCCCACACCTCGTTTCGACGAGATAAATCCTTCTGAAAAAAGACGGAGAGGACGACCACCGGGCAGTGGATGGAAGCAGCAGCTTGCTCCTCTTggtatattttttattgtagttgATTGTGATTCTATATCTGCAGTGTCTCTGACGATTGCTGGATGCAATGCATTTTAGTTCAAGAAGTCTTGATAGTGTGACATATATTAGTGTGTCCTATTACCAAAAATTCAATATTATGGTTATCTAATagtaatatttaaaagaaaaatcatCAGTATTGAACCTCTCCTTAGGAAAGATAAGAAGAGGTTCTCAGAGAGCAAAGTGTAGTTTGTTACTGGACTTGTACGTTGACCATAATTTGAAATGCTAATTTTTACTGAAATATGAGTCTTTGAGAAATAGATGGACCTCAACCTGTTTAGTGCTTTATGAAGTTTCCACGATATGTGTTTACGACTTTTATCAGTGCAGCTACTTAAAGCATAAAAAATGAgctttttctttattttgtcCTGATATTAATATAAAGTTTGGTGTTTCTCATATTTCATATTAATTTCACGATTGTGGTGTCCTGTTTTTTCAATTTCACCGCATCATTTGTTGTGCCCTTTATGTTTTATGTTCTTCGAATTTTCTCATCCACTCAACCACCATGAAAGGAAAAACAACCGGAAATTCTTATTTCTTTAGACTTGAATTTGGGAGCTATTGGTCTTTTCTCTTTTTTAGATGCAAATTGCTCTATCCACGAATTTTGTGGCTGTGAGAACATTATGTTCTTAAATGATATATTTGATCAGGTGAATGGATGAACAGCACAGTTGGGCTAGCTTTTACACCGCATGTTATACATGTTGGAGTTGGAGAGGTATGTTATGTCTTAAGTTAAGAATCTTCTCAATTCTGGTTTCTGTAAATACATGCTTGATTTGAATATGTTCCTATTACACTTTTAACACTCAAGAGTACCCTTGTTTTAGTAGACTTGCAGTAAGAGAATTTATTGATCTCCCTGCAGGACGTTGCCGCAAAAATATTGGCATTTGCACAACAGAGACCAAGAGCTTTATGCATCTTGTCTGCTAATGGATCAGTTTCTTCAGTAACATTACGCCAACCTAGTACTTCTGCTGGCACTGTCACTTATGAGGTTTAAACCATCCTGATCCTTCATATTTCATGTGCTGCTGTATTTTGAAAGCTTAGGAGACTCATTTCTTTCATcagttttttaatataataaattttttgccACTAGAATCATCTGTTTTCAATACCTTTCTTTGCATCTTAATGTCTGAGCTGATTATGTGTGATTGATGCAATTTATATCCTTGTGGGGTCTCTGATTTTGCATCTATATGCCCCTTGTGAAGGTGTTCATGATTTTCTCGGTTAATACATATTGTAGTGAGGAGCTACTTTCTTTGTGGAAATTGCAGTGTGTGATATTTGGCCTTACATCgcagaattattattatttgcttGTTGAATTGCGATAAGCAACTTGGTGCCCACAAACTTCTTAATATTTGGAGGTGTGGATGTTTTGGAAGAACAAAAACTCTTTATGTATCTCTGATCAGCAGGGTGGTATCGAATTTTAAAATAGATAGAGTAATTCTGGCAGGAAACACGTCCAATAAGTGCTCTCTTGGTTCAATCAGTATTTATTGAGTTCTCAATTTATGGTTACTGCTAAATGTACCCTGTAGTATTCTTGAATTAGAAATTATGCTGGTCCCTTTTGTTGATTGTTTTTGAAAATGGACTGGGTTGACCTGATTGAATGCGGTATATAGAGGGCCGGGCTTTTCAAATGAATTTAACCAAACTCCATTCATAGCATACCACACCAATTAGCTGCAAATCTATCATGTAATTTGGGATTTGGTTCCCCGAGTGTTGGGATTCTCTCATGTTGAAAAGTGATGGTCTTTTTGCAGTATGGGTTCATGCTACTAAATGAGGCAATctgtaggatattatatttaatggtACCGTAATGCGTCACATTTTTGTTCAAGTAAGTCATTACCcgtctaaaatgaaaccaacaTGGCTTGTTATTTCTTTTAGGGCCGGTTCCAAATATTATGCTTGTCTGGTTCATACTTACTCGCTGAAACTGGCGGTCCTCGCAATAGAACTGGCGGACTAAGCATTTCCATTTGCAACACTGATGGGCGAATGATTGGTGGAGCCATAGGCGGTAGACTTACTGCAGCAAATCCGGTGCAGGTATTCATTTGATTTTGCTAAATTTGTTTGTTCACCAGTAGAATTCTCTTTCACCCTTTATATGGCTTTATGTCTCGCCACCGGTAAAATACTTTCT contains:
- the LOC140831217 gene encoding AT-hook motif nuclear-localized protein 11-like; this encodes MDGREGIAYQGSASYYFNRGGVGGSDGSGAGPNGHGPGGGSAMTQAREIQHPTPVFKNLSNPNIAMHPNIGVNGSAVIGSAFHVENSLPNFTHGMTMAPVPVAPPSGETVKKKRGRPRKYAPDKSNMSLGLSPLSAPTPRFDEINPSEKRRRGRPPGSGWKQQLAPLGEWMNSTVGLAFTPHVIHVGVGEDVAAKILAFAQQRPRALCILSANGSVSSVTLRQPSTSAGTVTYEGRFQILCLSGSYLLAETGGPRNRTGGLSISICNTDGRMIGGAIGGRLTAANPVQVVACSFVYGSTKAKTKAESETKDENYLLEESAEKSSTPDTAAPSHPNSGTSLWPQGSRLDIKNSQLDFDLMDG